A region of Chloroflexota bacterium DNA encodes the following proteins:
- the hemG gene encoding protoporphyrinogen oxidase, giving the protein MSDIPHIVIIGGGITGLSTAYYLQKEAANAGRPVSYTLIEREGRLGGKIRTEHVDGFVIEGGPDSFLAQKPWATQLAREIGLGDRLIGTNDDQRKVFVLHKGRLVPLPDGVMLIVPTRFMPFALSPLISPLGKLRMAMDLFIPPKRDGEDETLADFIRRRLGAEALDKIAEPLMSGIHNAESERQSILATFPRFRAIEEKYGSLIRGMLAARRQRPSPSANGSRPSSAFLTLRDGIGELVGALERTLDGGTLLTGRSVEGIEYHPDASPPYRVLLSGGEVLAADAVVLTTPAYVAASLVEPLAPKLAAGLRAIRYVSTGTISLAYRRGEFSHPLDGFGFVIPKSENRRINACTWTSTKFRHRAPDDHVLLRVFVGGSRHPEVVDLPDDALLDLVREELRDIMHVTARPVLTRIYRWHQANPQYDVGHLERVAQLEAQCPPGMYLTGSAYRGVGIPDCVRQGQETATRVLTYVTQTHLESEEL; this is encoded by the coding sequence ATGTCCGATATCCCCCACATCGTGATCATCGGCGGTGGCATCACCGGATTAAGCACCGCCTACTATCTCCAAAAAGAGGCGGCGAACGCCGGCCGCCCCGTGTCCTACACGCTGATAGAGCGAGAAGGCCGCCTCGGCGGCAAGATCCGAACGGAGCACGTGGACGGCTTCGTGATCGAGGGCGGGCCGGACAGCTTCCTCGCCCAGAAGCCATGGGCGACCCAGCTCGCACGGGAGATCGGGCTGGGCGATCGGCTGATCGGCACCAACGACGACCAGCGCAAAGTCTTCGTGCTACACAAAGGGCGCCTGGTCCCCCTCCCGGACGGCGTGATGCTGATCGTGCCGACCCGATTCATGCCCTTCGCCCTGTCCCCACTCATCTCACCGCTGGGCAAACTCCGCATGGCGATGGACCTGTTCATCCCCCCCAAGCGCGATGGAGAGGATGAGACCCTGGCCGACTTCATCCGGCGACGGCTGGGCGCCGAGGCGCTGGACAAGATCGCCGAGCCGCTGATGTCCGGCATTCACAACGCCGAATCGGAGCGACAGAGCATCCTGGCCACGTTCCCTCGCTTTCGGGCCATCGAGGAGAAGTACGGGAGCCTGATCCGGGGGATGCTGGCCGCACGACGCCAGCGCCCCAGCCCTTCCGCCAACGGGAGTCGCCCCTCTAGCGCCTTCCTGACGCTGCGCGACGGCATAGGCGAACTGGTCGGCGCGCTGGAACGGACACTGGACGGGGGCACCCTCCTGACCGGACGATCCGTGGAGGGGATCGAATACCACCCCGACGCCTCGCCCCCCTACCGTGTCCTCCTGTCAGGCGGCGAGGTGCTGGCGGCCGATGCGGTGGTGCTGACCACACCGGCCTACGTTGCAGCGTCGCTGGTTGAACCGCTGGCTCCGAAGCTGGCGGCAGGGCTCCGGGCCATCCGATACGTGTCCACGGGGACCATCTCCCTGGCCTATCGCCGAGGGGAATTTTCCCACCCACTGGACGGCTTCGGCTTCGTGATCCCCAAGAGCGAGAACCGGCGCATCAATGCCTGCACCTGGACCTCCACCAAGTTCCGCCATCGGGCGCCGGACGACCACGTGTTGCTGCGCGTCTTCGTCGGCGGCTCCCGCCACCCCGAGGTGGTCGACCTGCCCGACGACGCGCTGTTGGATCTCGTGCGAGAGGAGCTACGGGACATCATGCACGTCACGGCACGTCCCGTGCTCACGCGCATCTATCGATGGCATCAGGCGAACCCACAGTACGACGTCGGCCATTTGGAGCGGGTGGCCCAATTGGAAGCCCAATGCCCGCCGGGGATGTACCTCACCGGCAGCGCCTACCGGGGCGTAGGGATCCCGGATTGCGTCCGCCAGGGGCAGGAGACGGCCACCCGTGTCCTGACGTATGTCACCCAAACCCATCTGGAGAGTGAGGAGCTATGA
- a CDS encoding ferrochelatase, protein MNRSDDTHTAVLLMAYGSPDSLEDIEAYLHQVRGGRHTPPELVEEVRERYRRIGGRSPLQEITEQTAHRLQEATGLPVFIGMHHWHPFIRDVVQHMVTERGIRRIVGICLAPHYSTVSVGAYRRHLEEAIAAVGGDVDLRFVPHWHTHRHYLDGLVETTRQTLDSLGTHGREYAVVIFTAHSVPAAVLNRGDPYDAQLRETAQLLAERLALPEERWRLCYQSAPKTHNSWLGPQMEDVIVELAEAGRRYLVVAPIGFVSEHVEILYDIDIKAQEIARSHGALLKRTPMLNSRPPLIAALSDLVQKALNHPND, encoded by the coding sequence GTGAACCGATCGGACGATACTCACACCGCCGTGCTGTTGATGGCGTACGGCAGCCCAGACTCTTTGGAAGATATCGAGGCCTACCTGCACCAGGTGCGCGGCGGCCGACACACGCCTCCGGAACTGGTCGAAGAGGTGCGGGAGCGCTATCGTCGGATCGGGGGCCGCTCCCCCCTGCAAGAGATCACGGAACAGACCGCCCACCGGCTCCAGGAGGCCACTGGCCTGCCGGTCTTCATCGGCATGCACCACTGGCATCCCTTCATCCGGGACGTGGTCCAACACATGGTGACGGAGCGGGGCATCCGGCGCATCGTCGGGATCTGCCTGGCCCCACACTACAGCACGGTAAGCGTCGGCGCCTACCGACGCCATCTGGAGGAAGCCATCGCCGCTGTCGGGGGAGATGTGGACCTGCGCTTCGTCCCCCACTGGCACACACATCGCCACTACCTGGACGGCCTCGTCGAAACCACGCGCCAAACCCTGGATAGCCTGGGAACGCACGGCCGGGAATACGCCGTGGTGATCTTCACGGCCCACAGCGTGCCGGCCGCCGTCCTGAACCGGGGAGATCCCTACGACGCACAACTGCGGGAGACGGCGCAACTCCTGGCCGAACGGCTGGCGCTTCCCGAGGAACGATGGCGGCTCTGTTACCAGAGCGCCCCTAAGACCCACAACTCGTGGCTGGGTCCCCAGATGGAGGATGTCATCGTTGAGCTGGCGGAGGCGGGCAGGCGATACCTGGTGGTCGCCCCCATCGGCTTCGTCTCAGAGCACGTCGAGATCCTATACGACATCGACATCAAGGCCCAGGAGATCGCCCGGAGCCACGGGGCGCTGCTGAAGCGCACTCCGATGCTGAACAGTCGCCCTCCGCTCATCGCCGCCCTATCCGACCTGGTCCAGAAGGCGCTGAATCATCCCAACGATTAG
- a CDS encoding radical SAM protein, producing MTASPYPPPRLIFWETTAGCNLSCIHCRRITVADQLMPQDLTTEEAFDLIDQIAAFARPILILSGGEPLFRPDIFDIARHAADAGLIVALATNGTLIDASVARRIREAGIRRVSVSFDGPDAPTHDTFRGPGAYDQAIKGIQHLREVGVPFQINTTVAQHNVHLMPETLQMALDLGAAALHLFLLVPVGCGVEIAEEQQISAEQYERVLHWLYDAELETTGRLELKATCAPHYFRIVRQRQAEERRRGIIRQRPDSHHRQMRAGADGKRGHPGGAPAMHAMTKGCLAGTGVCFVSHRGEVFPCGYLPLEAGNIRQQPFQQIWESSPLFAELRDPDLLGGKCGICEFKTICSGCRARAYGMIGDHLGEEPFCTYVPRRAATSTTAQES from the coding sequence GTGACGGCATCACCTTACCCACCTCCCCGACTGATCTTCTGGGAGACGACCGCCGGCTGTAACCTGTCCTGTATCCACTGCCGACGCATCACCGTGGCGGATCAACTGATGCCTCAGGATCTGACCACGGAGGAAGCCTTCGACCTGATCGATCAGATCGCGGCCTTCGCCCGCCCCATCCTGATCCTCTCCGGCGGGGAGCCGCTCTTCCGCCCGGATATCTTCGATATCGCCCGACATGCGGCGGACGCGGGGCTGATCGTGGCCCTGGCCACCAACGGCACCCTGATCGACGCCTCCGTGGCGCGCCGCATTCGCGAGGCGGGCATCCGGCGCGTCAGCGTCAGCTTCGACGGCCCCGACGCGCCCACGCACGATACCTTCCGCGGGCCCGGCGCCTATGACCAGGCCATCAAGGGGATCCAGCATCTGCGTGAGGTCGGCGTGCCCTTCCAGATCAACACCACCGTCGCTCAGCATAACGTGCACCTCATGCCCGAGACCCTCCAGATGGCCCTGGACCTGGGCGCGGCCGCCCTCCACCTGTTCCTGCTGGTGCCCGTCGGGTGCGGCGTGGAGATCGCCGAGGAGCAACAGATCTCCGCGGAACAATACGAGCGGGTGCTCCACTGGCTGTACGATGCGGAGCTGGAGACGACGGGCCGCCTTGAGCTGAAGGCCACCTGCGCGCCCCATTACTTCCGCATCGTGCGCCAGCGACAGGCGGAGGAACGGCGCCGCGGCATCATCCGACAGCGCCCCGACAGCCATCATCGCCAGATGCGGGCGGGAGCCGACGGCAAGCGCGGCCATCCCGGCGGCGCGCCGGCCATGCACGCCATGACCAAGGGGTGCCTGGCAGGCACCGGCGTCTGCTTCGTCAGCCATCGCGGCGAGGTGTTCCCCTGCGGCTACCTCCCACTGGAGGCCGGGAACATCCGCCAACAGCCCTTCCAGCAGATCTGGGAGAGCTCGCCTCTGTTCGCTGAGCTGCGAGATCCCGACCTGCTGGGCGGGAAATGTGGCATCTGCGAGTTCAAGACGATCTGCAGCGGATGCCGGGCCCGCGCTTACGGCATGATCGGGGACCACCTGGGCGAGGAGCCTTTCTGCACGTACGTGCCCAGGCGAGCCGCCACATCCACGACGGCTCAGGAATCCTAA
- a CDS encoding MerR family DNA-binding transcriptional regulator has translation METPQWLSLGQAARLLGVAPSTLRYWSDQGIIRCFRTPGGHRRFTYEDVRELRQNIAAGLVPQAALPPVEHAISSTRQALTAQSISAAAWYQRLSEEARQKQRHYGRQLLTYAVQYLARRNGNGGVLKQATAIAYEQGRMCAQHDLNAAETIEAFWFCCRTIEAVLVPMDPEQAPVDAEHLRLHQELTDYFHILMRAVLLGYEDERVLSA, from the coding sequence ATGGAAACGCCACAGTGGTTAAGCCTGGGGCAGGCTGCCCGCCTTTTAGGAGTCGCCCCCTCCACGCTACGCTACTGGTCGGATCAGGGGATCATCCGCTGTTTCCGCACCCCCGGCGGGCACAGACGCTTCACCTATGAAGATGTGCGCGAGCTGCGGCAGAACATCGCCGCCGGGCTCGTCCCACAGGCTGCCCTCCCGCCTGTGGAGCATGCGATCTCCTCCACGCGCCAGGCGCTCACCGCACAATCCATCAGCGCCGCCGCCTGGTATCAGCGGCTCTCCGAGGAGGCGCGCCAGAAGCAGCGCCACTACGGTCGCCAGCTGCTGACTTACGCCGTGCAATACCTGGCCCGACGCAACGGGAACGGCGGAGTCCTGAAGCAGGCCACAGCCATCGCCTACGAGCAGGGGCGCATGTGCGCTCAGCACGACCTGAACGCGGCGGAGACCATCGAGGCGTTCTGGTTCTGCTGCCGGACCATCGAGGCCGTGCTGGTCCCCATGGACCCGGAGCAGGCCCCCGTGGACGCAGAACATCTACGCCTCCATCAGGAACTCACGGACTACTTCCATATTTTAATGAGAGCCGTGCTGCTCGGCTACGAGGACGAGCGCGTCCTCTCTGCCTGA
- a CDS encoding aminoacyl-tRNA hydrolase, which translates to MKMVVGLGNPGREYARHRHNVGFQCLDLLAEAHGLSFDRRRRNALLALGRIESRRVVLVKPTTFMNNAGVAVAAVARFYKIAPGDILVVYDDLDLPLGRIRLRPSGGSGGHNGMKSIIQHLGTQDFPRLRVGIGRPPGRMDPVDYVLQDFSPEQEEIMAQVRDRAVQAIECWLRDGIVEAMNTFNSMVIDAHP; encoded by the coding sequence CTGAAGATGGTCGTCGGGTTGGGAAACCCGGGGCGGGAGTATGCGCGCCATCGCCACAACGTGGGCTTCCAGTGCCTGGATCTGCTGGCGGAGGCCCACGGGCTGTCCTTCGACCGGCGGCGGCGCAACGCGTTGCTGGCCCTGGGGCGTATCGAATCGCGGCGTGTCGTCCTGGTCAAGCCGACGACGTTCATGAACAACGCAGGGGTTGCCGTGGCGGCCGTCGCCCGGTTCTACAAGATCGCCCCCGGCGATATCCTCGTCGTCTATGATGACCTGGATCTGCCGTTGGGGCGGATCCGCCTGCGGCCCTCCGGCGGGTCGGGGGGGCACAACGGCATGAAGTCGATCATTCAACATCTGGGGACTCAGGATTTCCCCCGGCTGCGGGTGGGCATCGGCCGCCCGCCGGGACGCATGGACCCGGTCGACTATGTGCTGCAGGACTTCTCCCCGGAGCAGGAGGAGATCATGGCGCAGGTGCGGGACCGGGCGGTACAGGCGATCGAGTGCTGGCTGCGAGATGGGATCGTGGAGGCAATGAACACGTTCAACAGCATGGTGATCGATGCACACCCATGA
- the mfd gene encoding transcription-repair coupling factor: MNLSGLLEFLHQVSPFVDLVEGIRLREAPPGPLSIPVGARAYVVAALARALGRPMMVVTARTDVASLYMEQLRVWLEDPDAVFWLADADALPYERVPWSREPRQMRMAALVALTQAQLPTLRAAGGGPSAPVVVASARALMQMTIPARELRAALRPLRRGQMVSMGKLLETWVGLGYQSAAVVDEPGVFSRRGGIIDIWPPNLPWPVRLELFGDEVDSLRFFDPSTQRTREHVEAVLIGPATEALPRLGPMSEQRLAELDLEPCHPPARIEYEKEMDQLRAGTGFRGIEWYLPYLYSQPASPLHHLPKDALLILDDAAEVAATVADLEGQAEQLREDLLKTGELPANVRRPYFRWTELLPLVEERSPIILGYGGLDGRPVSRSSPLARAFVPGPRYGGRVRQIVQEVEAERRAGGRWVLVTRQAARLVELLREADVPVSMEEEVREPPAESSVVVVPGQLPEGWLLRPERARPAGGNGRGSDTRAPLLSFLTDAELFGWSKPRPRRRSRMRTVAPEAFFADVQPGDYVVHMEHGIGIFRGLVRMEVDGTPREYLQIDYAQGDRLYVPVHQADRLSRYVGPGNAPPILNRLGTADWNIVKERAKKAVADIAEDLLRLYAQRELVPGHAFGEDTPWQRELEASFPYVETEDQLVAIEAVKHDMEKPRPMDRLICGDVGYGKTEVALRAAFKAVMDGKQVAILVPTTVLAQQHYETFVERLRPFPVNVEMLSRFRSRAEQRRVIEGLANGTVDIVIGTHRLLSRDVTFKDLGLVIVDEEQRFGVAQKERLKQLRTEVDVLTLTATPIPRTLHMSLTGVRDLSTIDTPPEERLPIRTMLAEYDETLIRQAILRELDRGGQVFFVHNRVQGITQIARRLERLVPEARFGIAHGQMRERELEQVMLQFARGEIDVLVCTSIIQSGLDIPNANTIIINRADQFGLAQLYQLRGRVGRSAVRAYAYLLYDRGKRLSPEARRRLETIVEASELGAGFQVAMRDLELRGAGELLGARQHGHIAAVGFDLYCRLLAQAVQEARERMERGEEVHPEEVEESLLLEDPITPTVSLDLPLPSAIPESYVPDSGLRLQLYRRMAGLTSVRQVEDMEKELVDRFGPIPPEVENLLYQVRVKILAVRAGVQAIAREEGHLVLRSESLEHADRDELQRRLGRRARVERRAVWLPMRDSWQSDLLRVLELIAM, encoded by the coding sequence ATGAATCTGAGTGGATTGTTGGAGTTTCTGCATCAGGTGAGCCCCTTCGTCGATCTGGTGGAGGGGATTCGCTTGCGTGAGGCGCCGCCAGGCCCCCTCTCCATTCCGGTGGGGGCGCGGGCATACGTGGTCGCGGCGCTGGCTCGCGCTTTGGGGCGTCCGATGATGGTCGTCACCGCCCGCACGGACGTCGCCAGCCTGTATATGGAGCAACTGCGCGTCTGGCTGGAGGACCCGGATGCCGTATTCTGGCTGGCCGACGCGGACGCGCTGCCCTATGAGCGCGTGCCCTGGTCACGGGAGCCGCGGCAGATGCGCATGGCCGCGCTGGTTGCCCTGACGCAGGCGCAACTGCCGACGCTGCGGGCTGCGGGCGGAGGGCCGTCGGCGCCGGTGGTGGTGGCCTCGGCCCGGGCGTTGATGCAGATGACGATCCCGGCTCGCGAGCTGCGCGCCGCGCTGCGTCCGCTGCGGCGCGGCCAGATGGTGAGCATGGGCAAGCTGCTTGAGACCTGGGTGGGTCTGGGATATCAGTCCGCCGCGGTCGTCGACGAGCCGGGCGTGTTCAGCCGCCGTGGCGGCATCATCGATATCTGGCCTCCCAACCTCCCGTGGCCGGTGCGCCTCGAGCTGTTCGGCGACGAGGTGGACAGCCTGCGCTTTTTCGATCCCTCCACGCAGCGCACGCGGGAGCACGTGGAGGCCGTGTTGATCGGCCCGGCTACGGAGGCGTTGCCGCGGTTGGGGCCCATGTCCGAGCAGCGGCTCGCCGAGCTCGATCTGGAGCCGTGCCACCCGCCGGCCCGCATCGAGTACGAGAAGGAGATGGACCAGCTCCGGGCGGGCACAGGCTTCCGGGGCATCGAGTGGTATCTGCCGTATCTCTACTCACAGCCGGCCTCGCCGTTGCATCACCTTCCGAAGGACGCGCTGCTGATCCTGGACGACGCCGCGGAGGTCGCCGCCACCGTGGCGGATCTGGAGGGGCAGGCGGAGCAGCTCCGTGAGGATCTGTTGAAGACGGGCGAGCTTCCGGCGAACGTGAGGCGGCCATACTTCCGCTGGACGGAGCTGTTGCCGCTGGTCGAGGAGCGCTCGCCGATCATCCTGGGATATGGCGGGCTGGATGGTCGCCCTGTGAGCCGCTCATCTCCGCTGGCGCGCGCGTTCGTCCCCGGCCCGCGCTATGGCGGGCGCGTCCGGCAGATCGTCCAGGAGGTGGAGGCGGAGCGCCGCGCCGGAGGGCGATGGGTGCTCGTCACCCGGCAGGCAGCCCGATTGGTGGAGCTCCTGCGCGAGGCCGACGTGCCGGTCTCGATGGAGGAGGAGGTACGGGAGCCCCCTGCCGAGAGCTCGGTCGTGGTCGTTCCCGGCCAGTTGCCCGAGGGGTGGCTGCTGCGTCCGGAGCGTGCCCGACCCGCTGGCGGGAACGGCCGGGGGAGCGATACACGCGCGCCCTTGCTCTCCTTCCTGACGGATGCGGAGCTCTTCGGCTGGAGCAAGCCGCGGCCGCGTCGGCGCTCGCGCATGCGGACCGTCGCCCCGGAGGCGTTCTTCGCCGACGTGCAGCCCGGGGATTACGTGGTGCACATGGAGCACGGCATCGGCATCTTCCGAGGGCTGGTGCGGATGGAGGTGGACGGCACCCCGCGAGAGTACCTTCAGATCGATTACGCCCAGGGCGATCGGCTTTACGTGCCGGTGCATCAGGCGGACCGGTTGAGCCGATATGTGGGCCCGGGGAATGCGCCACCGATCCTGAACCGGCTGGGCACGGCCGATTGGAACATCGTCAAGGAGCGCGCCAAGAAAGCCGTGGCCGACATCGCGGAGGATCTGCTGCGGCTGTACGCCCAGCGAGAGCTGGTGCCCGGCCATGCCTTCGGCGAGGACACCCCCTGGCAGCGGGAGCTGGAGGCCTCCTTCCCTTACGTGGAGACCGAGGATCAGCTCGTGGCCATCGAGGCGGTGAAGCACGATATGGAGAAGCCGCGTCCCATGGATCGGCTGATCTGCGGCGATGTCGGCTATGGCAAGACGGAGGTCGCGCTGCGCGCTGCCTTCAAGGCGGTGATGGATGGGAAGCAGGTGGCCATCCTGGTCCCCACCACGGTGTTGGCCCAGCAGCACTATGAGACGTTCGTGGAGCGCCTGCGCCCCTTCCCGGTGAACGTGGAGATGCTTTCTCGCTTCCGGTCGCGGGCGGAGCAGCGCAGGGTGATCGAGGGCCTGGCGAACGGCACGGTGGACATCGTCATCGGGACCCATCGTCTGCTGTCCAGGGACGTCACGTTTAAGGACCTGGGCCTGGTGATCGTCGATGAGGAGCAGCGCTTTGGCGTGGCGCAGAAGGAGCGGCTCAAGCAGTTGCGGACGGAGGTGGACGTCCTGACGTTGACGGCCACCCCGATCCCCCGCACGCTGCACATGTCGCTGACCGGGGTGCGGGATCTGAGCACCATCGACACGCCGCCGGAGGAGCGGCTGCCCATCCGCACGATGTTGGCGGAGTACGATGAGACGCTGATCCGGCAGGCGATCCTGCGCGAGCTGGATCGAGGAGGGCAGGTCTTCTTCGTGCACAATCGGGTCCAGGGGATCACCCAGATCGCCCGACGGCTGGAGAGGCTGGTGCCGGAGGCGCGGTTCGGGATCGCCCATGGGCAGATGCGGGAGCGGGAGCTGGAGCAGGTGATGCTCCAATTCGCCCGAGGCGAGATCGATGTGCTGGTGTGCACCAGCATCATTCAGAGCGGCCTGGACATCCCCAACGCGAACACGATCATCATCAATCGGGCGGATCAGTTCGGCCTGGCTCAGCTCTATCAGCTTCGCGGCCGGGTGGGGCGTAGCGCCGTGCGGGCGTACGCGTACCTGCTGTACGATCGGGGCAAGCGGTTGAGTCCGGAGGCCCGGCGGCGGCTGGAGACGATCGTGGAGGCCAGCGAGCTGGGAGCGGGCTTCCAGGTGGCCATGCGGGATCTGGAACTGCGCGGCGCAGGTGAGCTGTTGGGCGCCCGACAGCACGGCCACATCGCGGCCGTGGGGTTTGATCTGTATTGTCGTCTGCTGGCGCAGGCGGTGCAGGAGGCGCGGGAGCGCATGGAGCGCGGCGAGGAGGTCCATCCCGAGGAGGTGGAGGAATCGCTGCTGTTGGAGGATCCCATCACGCCCACCGTCTCCCTGGACCTGCCGTTGCCCAGCGCCATCCCGGAGAGCTACGTGCCGGATAGCGGGTTGCGATTGCAGCTGTACCGCCGCATGGCGGGGCTCACGTCCGTCCGCCAGGTCGAGGATATGGAGAAGGAGCTGGTGGACCGTTTCGGCCCGATTCCGCCCGAGGTGGAGAACCTGCTCTATCAGGTTCGGGTGAAGATCCTGGCCGTGCGCGCCGGGGTCCAGGCCATCGCCCGGGAGGAAGGGCATCTGGTGTTGCGCTCGGAGTCGTTGGAGCATGCGGATCGGGATGAGTTGCAGAGGCGGTTGGGGCGTCGCGCCCGGGTGGAGCGGCGCGCTGTGTGGCTCCCGATGCGGGATAGCTGGCAGTCGGATCTGTTGCGCGTGTTGGAGCTGATAGCCATGTGA
- a CDS encoding O-acetylhomoserine aminocarboxypropyltransferase/cysteine synthase: MSQSQENERRFGFATRQLHAGQEPDPTTGARAVPIYQTTSYVFRDTEHAARLFALQEPGNIYTRIMNPTNDVFERRVADLEGGVGALAAASGHGAQTMAILTLCRAGDHIVSASTLYGGTFNQFTYTFPRLGIEVTLVDPSDPENFRRAIRDNTKILYGETLGNPRINVFPFEEVAAIAREYQIPLMIDNTFATPYLCRPLEWGAHIVVHSTTKFIGGHGTTIGGIIVDGGNFDWRGSGRFPDFTEPDGSYHGLVYADLGAPAFIIKARVQMLRDLGICQAPFNSWLFLQGLETLSLRMERHVANAQKVAEFLEGHPKVAWVTYPGLPSHPDHERAKKYLPKGPGAVLGFGIKGGLEAGRRFIENLKLFSHLANIGDAKSLAIHPASTTHSQLSEEEQRRAGVTPDFIRLSVGIEDIEDILWDLDQALAAA; encoded by the coding sequence ATGTCTCAGAGCCAGGAGAACGAGCGTCGTTTCGGATTTGCGACCCGGCAGCTGCACGCCGGGCAGGAGCCTGATCCCACAACCGGGGCGCGAGCCGTGCCCATCTATCAGACTACGTCGTATGTCTTTCGGGATACGGAGCATGCGGCGCGGTTGTTCGCCCTTCAGGAGCCGGGGAATATCTACACCCGGATCATGAACCCCACTAACGACGTGTTTGAGCGACGCGTGGCCGATCTGGAGGGCGGCGTGGGGGCGTTGGCCGCCGCCTCGGGACATGGCGCGCAGACCATGGCCATCCTCACGCTGTGCCGGGCCGGTGATCACATCGTGTCCGCCTCGACCTTGTACGGGGGCACGTTCAATCAGTTTACCTATACGTTCCCGAGATTAGGCATTGAGGTGACCCTGGTGGACCCATCGGATCCGGAGAATTTCCGGCGGGCGATCCGGGACAACACGAAGATCCTCTACGGCGAGACGTTAGGCAATCCTCGCATCAACGTGTTCCCCTTTGAAGAGGTCGCCGCCATCGCCCGGGAGTATCAGATCCCGCTCATGATCGACAACACCTTTGCCACCCCGTACCTGTGCCGCCCGCTGGAGTGGGGGGCTCACATCGTGGTGCACTCCACCACCAAGTTCATCGGCGGGCATGGCACCACCATCGGCGGCATCATCGTGGACGGCGGCAACTTCGACTGGCGTGGCAGCGGCCGCTTCCCCGATTTCACCGAGCCGGACGGAAGCTATCACGGGCTGGTGTACGCCGATCTGGGCGCCCCGGCCTTCATCATCAAGGCACGTGTGCAGATGCTGCGTGATCTGGGGATCTGCCAGGCTCCGTTCAACTCCTGGCTCTTCCTGCAGGGGCTGGAGACGCTGAGCCTTCGCATGGAGCGACACGTGGCGAACGCTCAGAAGGTGGCCGAGTTCCTGGAGGGGCACCCCAAGGTCGCCTGGGTGACGTATCCGGGCTTGCCCAGTCACCCCGACCACGAGCGGGCGAAGAAGTATCTCCCCAAGGGGCCGGGTGCGGTCCTGGGCTTCGGCATCAAGGGCGGACTGGAGGCCGGGCGGCGGTTCATCGAGAACCTGAAGCTGTTCTCTCACCTGGCCAACATCGGGGATGCCAAGTCCCTGGCGATCCATCCGGCCAGCACCACGCACAGCCAGTTGAGCGAGGAGGAGCAGCGCCGGGCCGGTGTGACTCCTGACTTCATCCGGCTCTCGGTGGGCATTGAAGACATCGAGGATATCCTGTGGGATCTGGATCAGGCGCTCGCCGCCGCTTAG
- a CDS encoding homoserine O-acetyltransferase: MTTDSGSSNGFGEPGTIGLVETQYFTFAEPPNEMILENGERLGPITLAYETYGRPNADRSNAILILHALSGDAHAAGYHTPQDRKPGWWHDTIGPGRMFDTDRYWIICSNVIGGCKGSTGPSSIDPRTGKPYGLRFPVVTIADMVNAQRHLIDHLGIDRLLTVVGGSMGGMQALQWAISYPDRLRSCIPLAATARLSPQSIALNEVGRQAIYRDPDWNHGDYYDGPRPNRGLALARMIGHITYLSDKSMHRKFGRRLQNREKYGYDFSVEFQVESYLQYHGENFIRRFDANSYLYLTKAMDYFDLSNGHGSLAKAFLPAVGLRFLVVSFTSDWLFPPYQSREIVSALKAVGADVTYCNVDSDYGHDAFLLEVDTLTELVGDFLARICREDGLDIPVEPIRV, translated from the coding sequence ATGACGACGGATTCTGGATCTTCCAACGGGTTTGGCGAGCCGGGCACCATCGGCCTGGTGGAGACGCAGTACTTCACCTTCGCCGAGCCCCCCAATGAGATGATCCTGGAGAACGGCGAACGGCTGGGGCCGATCACGCTGGCGTATGAGACGTATGGCCGTCCCAATGCGGACCGTTCCAACGCCATCCTGATCCTGCACGCGCTCTCCGGCGACGCGCACGCGGCTGGATACCACACGCCGCAGGATCGCAAACCCGGCTGGTGGCACGACACCATCGGCCCCGGCCGCATGTTCGACACCGATCGCTATTGGATCATCTGCTCCAACGTCATCGGGGGATGCAAGGGCAGCACCGGGCCCTCCAGCATCGATCCGAGGACGGGGAAGCCATATGGTCTGCGCTTCCCGGTCGTCACCATCGCTGACATGGTGAACGCCCAGCGGCACCTCATCGATCATCTGGGCATCGACCGGCTGTTGACCGTGGTCGGTGGGTCGATGGGGGGAATGCAGGCGTTGCAGTGGGCCATCAGCTATCCCGACCGGCTGCGCTCCTGCATCCCGCTGGCGGCTACCGCTCGCCTGTCGCCTCAGTCCATCGCCCTGAACGAGGTGGGCCGACAGGCCATCTATCGGGATCCGGACTGGAACCATGGCGATTACTATGATGGGCCGCGGCCGAACCGGGGATTGGCGTTGGCGCGCATGATCGGCCATATCACCTATCTCAGCGACAAGTCCATGCACCGGAAGTTCGGCCGCCGCCTGCAGAACCGGGAGAAGTACGGGTATGACTTCTCCGTCGAGTTCCAGGTGGAGAGCTATCTTCAGTACCATGGCGAGAACTTCATCCGGCGCTTTGATGCCAACAGTTATCTCTATCTGACCAAGGCCATGGACTACTTCGACCTGTCCAACGGCCATGGCAGCCTGGCCAAGGCGTTCCTGCCGGCCGTTGGCCTGCGCTTCCTGGTGGTCTCCTTCACCTCGGACTGGTTGTTTCCCCCTTATCAGTCCCGGGAGATCGTCAGCGCGCTGAAGGCGGTGGGCGCCGACGTGACCTACTGCAATGTGGACTCCGACTATGGGCACGATGCCTTTCTGTTGGAGGTGGACACGTTGACGGAGCTGGTGGGCGATTTCCTCGCTCGCATCTGTCGGGAGGACGGCCTGGATATCCCGGTCGAGCCCATCCGTGTGTAA